Proteins from a single region of Acidobacteriota bacterium:
- a CDS encoding nucleotidyl transferase AbiEii/AbiGii toxin family protein, whose protein sequence is MGAVNEPPELRLPAAAAELWAMVRDVVDDGLASLAKEPARYRIGGGTILAARWQHRESFDIDLTLDRETTLGRLQADQGDPSQFETRLKALGGTPVYHPDLKLWRVAFDGGKRGLDLWAHELEIGAGEEERTVQGRVQTVLSTAQILRGKLGRADMRLPRDVFDVIKAGSKAPTALESAVNAISAKSADLLALDWHWNSPILQVDTPAGCCFHCDHSLR, encoded by the coding sequence ATGGGCGCGGTGAACGAACCGCCCGAGCTGAGGCTGCCCGCCGCTGCCGCCGAACTGTGGGCAATGGTCCGCGACGTCGTCGACGACGGACTGGCAAGCCTGGCAAAAGAGCCGGCACGGTACCGCATCGGCGGCGGAACGATCCTGGCCGCCAGATGGCAACACCGCGAGAGCTTCGACATCGATCTCACCCTGGATCGCGAGACCACGCTGGGGAGACTGCAGGCCGACCAGGGAGACCCGTCACAGTTCGAGACGCGGCTGAAGGCCCTGGGCGGAACGCCCGTGTACCACCCCGACCTAAAGCTCTGGCGGGTCGCATTCGACGGCGGCAAGCGCGGCCTGGACCTGTGGGCCCACGAACTGGAAATCGGCGCCGGAGAAGAAGAGCGGACCGTCCAGGGCAGGGTCCAGACCGTCCTGTCAACTGCGCAGATCCTGCGCGGCAAGCTCGGGCGCGCCGACATGCGGCTGCCGCGGGACGTCTTCGACGTGATCAAGGCGGGAAGCAAGGCGCCGACGGCGCTCGAGAGCGCGGTAAACGCGATCTCCGCGAAGAGCGCCGATCTCCTCGCGCTGGACTGGCACTGGAACAGCCCCATCCTTCAAGTCGATACTCCTGCCGGCTGCTGTTTTCATTGCGATCATTCTCTCCGGTGA